The DNA region CTCCAAATAACGTTTATTTTAGCTTTGAACATAATAGCTAAATTTTGTTTTGTTTTTGCTAAGATTATTATAGCAAATAAATCTGCTTTTGTGAATAGTTATCAGGAAACTAAGCAATAATTGCAAATAATTTATGCCAAATCAGCAAAATATGTGTAATCTCACAGCAAGACAACTTTTACTTAGCAAGAAATGAATTTAAGAACGCAATTTTTGAGTTGTAAAGAATTGTCCGATGTAGTACTATATAAAGATTTATAAGAGATGCGATCAAATTTCAATACAAATTCTAGTAATTCTCTACAAATTTGTACGCACTTTTTTGTAAGAGCATGGTTCAGTATGTACGGATAAAGATATGTCGGAAATATGAATGTTTTGATTGACAAGAGGAGGTGTATGTGCTATAATTTAATTGAAAGCATAATTACTCTTTATTAATATACTCAACTTATAAGTTCCATTTTTAACACTGTATACGTTCCAGAATCTAAGGAGAAGCTATGGCTACATATGTAATGAGCGATCTACACGGCGAATATGACAAATACTGCGAAATGCTCAAAAAGATAGATCTCAGTCCCGAAGATACTCTATTCATACTCGGTGATGTGGTAGACAGAGGTCCCAAGCCTGTTGATATACTGCTGGATATGATGAAGCATCCCAACATCTACCCGCTTATGGGTAATCATGACCTGCTGGCTCTGGATATACTCAAAAAGCTGAACACCGAGATAACAGAGGATAACTATGCAGATCATCTTGATGCGGATACCATGAACGAGCTGCTATACTGGCTGAGGGACGGCGGTCAGACAACTCTTGCACAGTTCAGACAGCTGACAGCTGAGGAAAAGGCTGATGTACTGGACTATATGGAGGAATTTTCCATATGTGAATCCGTTGAAGCGGGCGGAAAGACATTCGTGATGGTACACGCGGGTCTGGGAAATTTCCGAAAAGGTAAAAAACTCCGTGAATACACGCTTCAGGAGCTTCTGATGGACAGGCACGACCCTGAGGTGGACTGCTTCGGCGAGGACGATATCTACGTTGTTGCGGGGCATACGCCTACGATACTTTTATGCGGAAAGCCCGAGATATTTCACAGCCATCACAACATTTTCATCGACTGCGGCGCCTGCATGGGCGGACGGCTTGCCTGCCTGTGTCTTGATACGATGAATGAATACTATATCTGATAACGATCACAGTGAGTGTGGCAGAGGGATCTGCCATGCTCTTTTATTTTTGCGGCAATGACTTCATCACAGCCTTCGGGCAGGGTGAAATATCCGCCTTCAAGAATATAGATATCCCCGATGATATCGGTGTTTTTCAGGGATAGAAAAGCTTCTGCGGGGTCATGAAAAAAGTGTATCGGTAAACTGACGGTCATTTCAATACAGACTCCATCGGGGCATTTTGAAACTTTTGTATCGCCGCTTATCTCGGCGCCGATACTGTTCATGACCTGCGCCCTGACAGCCGCCAGAAATATCTTTGCTGAGATATCCCGCGATCGCAGGGAATCAAAGCTCAGTCCGAGTTCTGAAAGCTCGGCATTATCCACGCGTACCACCGCGCGGGAACCGATGTGTTCTATCTCCATAAGATCACCCCTGTGCATACTATGCAGATAGAGCAGGGTTTGACACAGGGGTGATTTTTTCAACACAATATCGGATAGATCCATTTACAAAATATGTATTGAGTGATATAATATATGCGAACAATTTTATAACGGAGGTCGATCGATATGCTGAAAGCACCGAATTTAGCTGATTGCCGTGTCACAGGAGGGATATTTCGTGAGCGAATGGAGCTTAACAGGAAGTATCTGAAAGAATTGGAGCCCATGTGTCTGCTGCAGAATTTTTATCTGGAGGCGGGAATAATACTGCCCGATATGCAGGTGATAAACGAGCCCGAAAAGGCAAATCTTCACTGGGGCTGGGAGTCACCTGCCTGTCAGCTGAGAGGGCATTTTCTGGGGCACTGGATGTCTGCGGCGGCAATGCTGTCGGCAAGTGACGGGGACAGTGAGCTGAAAGAGAAACTGTCCAAAATAGTAGACGAATTGGAACGCTGTCAGATCCGCAACGGCGGAAAATGGGTAGGGAGCATACCCGAGAAATATTTCAAATTTATGGAAAGCGAGGACTATATCTGGT from Ruminococcus albus AD2013 includes:
- a CDS encoding metallophosphoesterase; this translates as MATYVMSDLHGEYDKYCEMLKKIDLSPEDTLFILGDVVDRGPKPVDILLDMMKHPNIYPLMGNHDLLALDILKKLNTEITEDNYADHLDADTMNELLYWLRDGGQTTLAQFRQLTAEEKADVLDYMEEFSICESVEAGGKTFVMVHAGLGNFRKGKKLREYTLQELLMDRHDPEVDCFGEDDIYVVAGHTPTILLCGKPEIFHSHHNIFIDCGACMGGRLACLCLDTMNEYYI